One Microbaculum marinisediminis genomic window, TCTCCGGCTCGATGTTCCTGGGAAACTTCCCGGCGCCGGGAAGTTCTGCCCCGGAAAGTACGCGCCGGCACGTACTTGTTGAAGCAAAAGAGAAATCCGAGACTGGTGCCGCAGATTGCTGCACCAGTCTTAACGGCTTCAATCGACGCAAAATGGGGGGGCTGTGATGATCACAGGCCATTGGTCAGATTGTTCGCTTCATTCCTACCCGGCGCGCTGGCCGATGCCCTGCGACTGCGGCGGATTCAAAGACGGGCCAACACGACCTGTAGCGTTGAATCATCGGGGTTATAGTCTGGCCGTGCGCGTTCGAAATTATCGCCAGTTGTGGCAAGCCCGCTTAGCTTGGAAACGTGAAAATCGCGCCAGCCTTGGCCTGTTCCTGTCAACTGCCATGCGCTCAGCGTCAAATCGCCGTCGCTGTCATAGCCAAGCAAATGCGGTTCAGCGGTCCTGATTTTCTGGCTGTAGGTAAACCTAACGATGGCTTTCGCTCGTATGGCTTCGATGATCGCATCTTTACACATGGGGGCCTCCAGAGAGGACGAAGCAAACCACACGATT contains:
- a CDS encoding WYL domain-containing protein, coding for MCKDAIIEAIRAKAIVRFTYSQKIRTAEPHLLGYDSDGDLTLSAWQLTGTGQGWRDFHVSKLSGLATTGDNFERARPDYNPDDSTLQVVLARL